taagttagaaagttatataacttagattatataataattatataataaggattatatatattagatttttaCCCTTTAGTTagataatttataatatactataagaaaCCTTACTTtcctattttagctttataagccTAGCTAAGCCTAGCGCTTTCTAAATTAggaaaaaaatatattatatttttctttaaatttcagcggtttttataataatctttttattattattaaggctatcCCTCTTTAGGAATTATAATACCCGctcttttataaagtctatataagACTCTAGATTTCCTACTTTTAGAACTCCTTCTTCCTTAgatattaattaacttttctattatataatatatattattaaattcaGAAAAATTCGCTCTATTTAACAGGCCCACTTTTATCCTATAAATCCTACCCTatgctttattatttagcAATTATAACCTTTTATCTACCTAATTCCtctttaacctttttattaattactatagtatatcctactacttataatgaatttattagctattttatttaagccttaatagtaatatataaagtaactttataatataactatagctataatagatttaattatagggctactataaggtatatctttatataagactttaattagctaaatagtaaattccttatttaatttactttttttaattatagaactattacttatataatagcttatagtagATTCCTTATAAAGGTTATTTtagttacttaataaaaaaaagtaatactattttccttaaataacttaaaaaataaaaagagaattaaaatagctagaaagctactttaaaaaaactatatctagattatatctatatttaatatataaatagtaatttactaaaagggatttcttataagtatagtatatagtaattagatttattaagaaatgctaatatataaaaaaagcttaatttaaagaaagttttataataatatatatattagtactaCTAGGGATAAAGGTTagaagaaggtttagggtaattaAAAGGTGGTAGCGGTATTGAGTTTATAAGTCAGTTATAAGGTTCTAGCATCAAGAGTCAGTATCAAACAAAAGCCTTGACGAACAATCGTGGACTCacagaaaatacacttcgggTTTAACACAATGGAAGAACATTGTAGGTTCAGGCCCATTTGGGCAATGTGTCCACCAGATCTTGTCTGACTTTGGTGGTGCCCATTCAATGACACCATTGTTCTTGTGCAAACCCTCGTCAAGACTGAAGAGGGTTACAGCAATCTGATGGACTGCTATCGCAATTATCTCGATGAGACGTGTATTGAAGGATCGTGATCCTGGAGAAGCAGCTTGATATGCGAACAGAAGCTAACACGGCATTTAGTTATTGATATAGACGAAAGACTATATGAGAATCAACACTGACTTTGGAGTCGAATTTCAGTAAAAGGGGGTCAAATTTATCGCGGAACTCGCGTGCCTTGTCTAAAATCCCTGCGCAAAGCTCGTCGTGGCAATGATTGATAGGATGATCTTGGTGAGGCATTCCTCCTCTTGATTGAAACGCGACCTCGCCCAGGGGTAGTCCATCGATAATTTGAGCATATGTTGTTTCTGCTATTCCAGTATCAAGAATTCGTACAACTGCTCTTGTAACAATATCTCGATGGTTTTCATCAAGAACGTCTATCGCGAGTTGTCTGAATTCGGGATCGGTCTGGTTGCTCGTGGAGTCACTTTGAGCTGTGAATTCTTCAAATTGCTGAGACGACATCTGGATTGCCAAAAGGCCCTTTCGTTATGGGTAAATTGAATAAGAAGGTTAAGTTTGGTGATGTGAGAGCAACAGTTTTCGATGGGGGTTTGAGGCGCTTACGATAGACACTTAATTTAGAAGCTTGCGTGACTTAAGTGCCCAGCGTTACCTCTACTAAAAAGCGGGGATGATGTATCACCTACCTTGAATATCCATGGCCTCGTAAGGCTCTCTACCAAGATACTGGTGAAGCCGGTCGATACTGGGAGGGGATTCTTCTCGGTGTTACCGTCGAGTGCTGGACCAACAAGAGTGATATTACGGGAGTGCGACAATCAGGGACTCCTTATCTGTTTGAGACAGGACACCCAAATTCAAATGGGTGGACAATTTCTTCAACTTATATTGAAAGCTTCATCAATGGGGGTGAGTAGCCCAAAACCCATGAGTGGCAACCTGGTTTGTTTGAGGTCAACTAACGGTTTGACCTTCGTTCATTTAGTGTTTTCTTTTCCGATCAGAGTCTCAAACCCTGCGGATACCTTGACTCGTTCCAGGCTCAAGCGCGCTCAATCACTAGAAACGTCCAACCTtcgctcaagaagaaggcaacGCAATGCACCTCCAACCGCTTCTCCAGCCCCCGGCCATTCGAGTGCTAGCATAGCCTACCAAAGACTTCCCGTCAACTGTGAACAATATTCGGTACAGACGGCTCCTGTCCAGTATTATCCCACTCAGACTTCGAACCGTGTGCCGCCTTATCCTCCCTATTCCCAGAGTAGCTCGAACCGAAACTATCCTACTCACGCTCAGCCTTATTATCCGCCTTCTAGCGGATCTAGCGGATCATACGATCCTTACAACAGACAATAAATGATATCGTCACACAGGTAAAATATTTCACGAAAAGTGAGTGGCGGGCTGGCATCGTCCTAAGTTTGGACAGGAAGCATGTAGCGAGTTCACCTGGATGATGCCTGTGGAAGCTACGCATATGTTATGGACATATGTTGTTATTGTTGATGGGCTCACGCTGTTTCGTTGTTTCCTTTGTTGCAAACTGTTTTTGGCTGGAATACCTCGATTCTGTTTTTTGTTGTTATTCGGTAGAAAATAGACTGCATCCAATTGACTTTTATTTGGAACTTGATGGTGAAAAAGGGTTCTGTTTCAGCAGTGGGTACGCCGTTTGACTCTAGTAGACGCCATTCATAAAATCAACCACAATGGCTTTCTCGACAACACCGCCGACCTTAGCTATGAAGGCCTGGTGAGCTGGGTCAGTCTTGACGTAGTAGTCACGGTCTTCTGCTGACTCGAAGGTTGCAACGAATCCATGGGTTATCCCATTCTACTATCTGTCAACGTCAAATGCACACAATGATGGTCTGGGAGAGTTACCTGCATTCCCTCTGGCGAATTATCCTTTCCGCCTAGTAGTGATATAATGTACGGCTTTTTGCTTGTAGGATGGATACACAGATCTTTCAGTTGAAGGAAATCATCGCATGTCTAAGCACAGTCGGTTTGTCAGTCAAGTGGCCAAAAAACGTTTGCTTGTGCCATGCCTTTGTTATATCCTTTTGGTCGACATTGTCTTTGAACTGAAAGAGTACGGTGTGAGTGATCGACATGTTTGCGGTGCCAGCTTTGATATGCTGAAGGAATGTTTGGTATGGTGCGGAGTATTCTGAGAATTATAGATCAAGACGTCACAGATAGGACGACAGTGGGAACCTTAGACGCCATGTTTCCGAAGCTTATTGGTCAAATACACCCTTTACACTTCGCATCACGTGGGGCATTTATGTCAGACCATCTTTGGTACCATATGTCTTGTACTTTTCAATTATGGTTGAAATACTGCTCAGTTTTGATAAAAGGATCAACAAGCCCTAGCCAAGTTTCCTGGATTTGCTACCAAGGTGTAGGTGACACCATTTTCTATACGGATAGTAACAGGGATGAAATATCCTCGCAGACCCCTCTCTCATTGAGTCTAGGCTCATCAGCCACACATCACCAATCGAGCCAAATCCTGACGGAGACTCTCGTGATTCGAGAGCTGAGAGTCGCTAGAAGCCTCAGCGGCCTCTTGTGTCACGGGCGTACCATACATAAGCTTGAGGCAGAGGACGTCTGTAGGTTGCATGCGCTCGGCAAAATTGGGAATTTCGCCTGCGACCAGTTCCGCGAGCGCATGAAGTTCGAACTCGATCGCAAAGTCGTAAATAGCGACAGCGCGGGTCAAGAAGTTGGTTGACTTACAAATGCAACGACACTGGCCGGTGTGCAGGTTGTAGAACTTG
The window above is part of the Fusarium musae strain F31 chromosome 6, whole genome shotgun sequence genome. Proteins encoded here:
- a CDS encoding hypothetical protein (EggNog:ENOG41) — protein: MADLINVPSRRYKIFDSKKEAIEIPAPHVLKHQTFAEHFTRTSRSRTRRLETGRCSCIIDIVTVFLRDGKFYNLHTGQCRCICKSTNFLTRAVAIYDFAIEFELHALAELVAGEIPNFAERMQPTDVLCLKLMYGTPVTQEAAEASSDSQLSNHESLRQDLARLVMCG